The DNA sequence GGCAGTGCTCAGCAGACCCAGGCAGGTGAATGTGTACAGCCATCGTTTCATGGAAGTCTTTCTCTCTCTACCGATCCAGTATCAAGTAGATGAGATTATGCTTCCTCAATCAGCCGTTTTCAAGTCTGAACGCAACAAAGCTGTCGCTAGTATGTGATCTGTCCGCATGAGTTCACACGTGATCTGTCCGTTCGAGCAGAGCGGCGGGCGAGTCTTGGAAGGTGGAAGCCCCCAAGGATTGCCCGGCCGCGGAAGTGGAGCGGATGATGAAGCTACAAGAAGTGCTGCTGAAGGCCATGGCGAAGAAGATCACATGGTGGAGCGCGGCGGAGATCATCGGAGTGAGCGACCGAACGATGCGACGCTGGCGGGAGAGGCTGGAAGAGCACGGCTATTCGGGCTTGGCCGACCGGCGGAAAGGCAGGCCGAGTGACAAGAGGGTGCCCTTGGCGATGGCGGAGGAGGTGTTGCGGCTGTACCAGGAAACCTACTATGACCTGAACATGCGGCACTTTCACGAGAAGCTGCGCGAGCAACACGGCATCCAGCTGAGCTACACGTGGGTGCAGAAGGCGCTGCAGGGTGCGGGCTTGGTGGCCAAGCGGGGTAGGCGGGCCAAGCATCGGCGGAGACGGGAGCCTCGACCGCTGCCGGGGATGCTGCTGCACATCGACGGGAGCAAGCACCAGTGGTTCAGCGATGAGCGATGGTATGACCTGATCGTGATCCTGGATGATGCGACGAAGGAGATCTACTACGCACAGTTGGTGGAGGAGGAATCGACGCGGACGGTGATGGCGGGCCTGCGGCATGTGATTGAGTCGAAGGGTCTGTTCTGTGCGTTGTACAGCGACCGGGGCAGCCACTTTTTCGTGACGCCGAAAGCGGGCGGGAAGGTTGATAAGGGCCGTCTGACGCAGGTTGGGCGAGCGATGAAGGAGTTGGGCGTGCAGATGATCGCGGCCTACTCGCCACAAGCGCGAGGCCGGTCAGAGCGGAGCTTCGGGACCTGGCAGGGCCGACTGCCACAGGAGTTGCGGCTGGCGGGGATCACCACCGCGGAAAGGGCCAATGAGTTCTTGGCCGAACGTTACATTGGCGAGTTCAACGAGAAGTTCACGGTTGAGGCGAAGGAGACAGGGACGGCGTTTCGGAAGACGACGCGCGCCGATCTGAACTGGGTGTTCACGGTGCAGACTGAGCGCGTGGTAGATCGGGATAACACGGTGGCGATCGGCGACCAGAGCTGGCAACTGGAGAAGAGCCGTTTCCGCCACTCCCTGGCGAAGAGCACAGTGACCATTCACGAGCACCTGGATGGAACGGTGTCGATCCGATTTGGACCGCATGTGGTAGGCCGCTACACAGCCGAGGGCGCACGATTGCGGGACACTCGACAATCACGAAAGGAAGACTGTGGAAAAGGCGGGCCCGAGGAAGCCGAGGAAAACCGCGAGGCGGTTTCCCACGGCTCCCACCGTCCCTTGGAAATCCCGCCGAGCCGGGATTCCCACTTTCCCACCGCCCCGACGACGACGAGAAAGGTACGTCCGAAGACCCGGAAGCCGCCTTCGGCGAGCAGAAAAGGATCATCGGGTGCGGTCAACTGATGCGGACAGATCGTGTGTGAATAAAAGCGGACAGATTGACTTACTACCGACAGTCTGAACGCAACAAAGCCCGGCGCTGTATCGCCGGGCTTTGTCTCAATTGGGATTTCTGTCACTGGATGTCAGGGCGTTCGCGCTCCCGCAGCCCGGTGTTCTCGGCCAGCCATTCCATCATCTTCCGGCCGTCCAGCTTCATCTGAATGATCGTGCCTTCCTCGTGC is a window from the uncultured Paludibaculum sp. genome containing:
- a CDS encoding ISNCY family transposase — translated: MMKLQEVLLKAMAKKITWWSAAEIIGVSDRTMRRWRERLEEHGYSGLADRRKGRPSDKRVPLAMAEEVLRLYQETYYDLNMRHFHEKLREQHGIQLSYTWVQKALQGAGLVAKRGRRAKHRRRREPRPLPGMLLHIDGSKHQWFSDERWYDLIVILDDATKEIYYAQLVEEESTRTVMAGLRHVIESKGLFCALYSDRGSHFFVTPKAGGKVDKGRLTQVGRAMKELGVQMIAAYSPQARGRSERSFGTWQGRLPQELRLAGITTAERANEFLAERYIGEFNEKFTVEAKETGTAFRKTTRADLNWVFTVQTERVVDRDNTVAIGDQSWQLEKSRFRHSLAKSTVTIHEHLDGTVSIRFGPHVVGRYTAEGARLRDTRQSRKEDCGKGGPEEAEENREAVSHGSHRPLEIPPSRDSHFPTAPTTTRKVRPKTRKPPSASRKGSSGAVN